One Helianthus annuus cultivar XRQ/B chromosome 7, HanXRQr2.0-SUNRISE, whole genome shotgun sequence genomic region harbors:
- the LOC110868310 gene encoding AAA-ATPase At3g50940 yields MPSSSTKRKTINPQTVISTVGSIAAAAMLIRSLSRQYLPPEFRNHIYLHFRSFINKFSTQLTMVIYEHEGFNDNEIYTATQLYLADRISPDIHHLKVTKNPNEQHINVAIEINEEYTDIYNGVNFCWSLVSKKNPTREFYTHDDNGRSTRSDLRSLHLTFHWKHKDLALHDYLPYIINYAKAKKQNVKILKLFTVDKKVNYARTVTWTSVNLDHPASFETVAMDTGVKEMVMEDLDRFLERREYYRRVGKAWKRGYLLYGPPGTGKSSLIAAMANYLNFDVYDLELSDVKSNSELRRLLVATANRSILVVEDIDCSVELHDREEVEAEKAVARRSSKHGSKDEERPKITLSGFLNYIDGLWSSCGDERIIIFTTNRKDKLDPALIRPGRMDVHIHMSYCTPSGFRVLASNYLNITEHEHFEEIENLLSEVDVTPAEVAEQLLKNNDPDAALCGLIEFFDVKKKELEAIARLKEEKAARKKERKEKKQQEDELKKQQEDGTN; encoded by the exons ATGCCATCATCCTCAACCAAACGCAAAACCATCAATCCTCAAACAGTGATCTCCACCGTCGGTTCCATCGCGGCCGCAGCGATGCTCATCCGCAGCCTCTCGCGCCAATACTTACCACCCGAGTTTCGCAACCACATCTATCTCCACTTCCGTAGCTTCATCAACAAATTCTCCACACAACTAACCATGGTCATTTACGAACACGAAGGATTTAACGACAACGAAATCTACACCGCTACACAACTATACCTAGCAGACCGAATATCCCCCGATATCCACCATCTAAAAGTCACAAAAAACCCTAACGAacaacatattaatgttgcaataGAAATCAACGAGGAGTATACAGATATTTATAATGGAGTCAACTTCTGTTGGTCTTTAGTTTCCAAGAAGAACCCAACGAGAGAGTTTTACACTCACGACGACAACGGTCGGTCTACCCGAAGCGATCTACGATCGCTACATCTCACGTTTCACTGGAAACACAAAGATCTCGCGTTACACGACTACTTACCGTATATTATAAACTACGCGAAAGCGAAGAAACAAAACGTTAAAATATTGAAGTTGTTCACGGTGGATAAGAAGGTGAATTATGCGCGAACTGTAACGTGGACGTCGGTGAATCTTGATCATCCTGCTAGCTTTGAGACGGTGGCGATGGATACCGGAGTTAAGGAGATGGTGATGGAGGATTTGGATAGGTTTTTAGAGAGGCGAGAGTATTATCGGAGAGTTGGAAAGGCGTGGAAGAGAGGGTACTTGTTGTATGGTCCTCCAGGGACCGGGAAATCGAGTTTGATTGCTGCTATGGCGAattatttgaattttgatgtGTATGATTTGGAGTTGAGTGATGTTAAGTCGAACTCGGAGCTTAGGAGGTTGTTGGTGGCGACCGCGAACCGGTCGATATTGGTTGTGGAGGATATTGATTGCTCGGTGGAGTTGCATGATCGGGAGGAAGTAGAAGCTGAGAAAGCTGTAGCTCGAAGAAGTAGTAAACATGGAAGTAAAGATGAAGAACGACCCAAG ATAACATTGTCAGGGTTTCTTAACTACATTGACGGGTTATGGTCAAGTTGCGGTGATGAGAGAATCATCATATTCACGACCAACAGGAAAGACAAGCTTGATCCTGCACTTATTCGTCCAGGTCGTATGGACGTCCACATCCACATGTCGTACTGCACCCCAAGCGGCTTTCGAGTGTTAGCCTCCAACTACCTTAATATCACCGAACATGAACATTTTGAAGAAATTGAGAATTTGCTCTCTGAGGTGGACGTTACCCCTGCTGAAGTAGCGGAACAACTTCTGAAAAATAACGACCCTGACGCCGCTCTTTGCGGCCTTATTGAGTTTTTTGATGTAAAAAAGAAGGAACTTGAGGCTATAGCAAGGTTAAAAGAAGAAAAGGCTGCAAGAAAGAAGGAAAGGAAGGAAAAGAAGCAACAAGAGGATGAACTTAAGAAGCAACAAGAGGATGGAACTAATTAA
- the LOC110868311 gene encoding AAA-ATPase At3g50940-like has protein sequence MLSPSTKSRIGTAKTIMSTVGSIAAAVMVVRSVSHDYLPPEFQEYMYLGFRNFINKFSTHLTMVIYEFEGIRDNEIYTATQLYLADRISPDIHRLKVTKNANEQHINVAMEINEEYIDTYNGVKFSWSLVSKKNPTRECQTYDEEDNVSTRTDLRSLELTFHSKHKDLALNDYLPYIINYAKVKKQNFRTLKLFTVDRRMLSYSRYKVWTSVNLDHPASFETVAMDTGVKEMVMKDLDRFLERREYYRKVGKAWKRGYLLYGPPGTGKSSLIAAMANYLNFDVYDLELTDVKSNSDLRRLLVETANRSILVVEDIDCSVELHDRVLAEGAKGVATNNQQRGKGEDRVKVTLSGFLNFVDGLWSSCGDERIIIFTTNRKDKLDPALIRPGRMDVQIHMSYCTPSGFRLLASNYLSITEHCHFEEIEKLMSEVEVTPAEVAEQLLKDNDPDIALGGLLDFLYVKMKEIEEAKARLKEEELIAKENDKKQQEIKLDI, from the exons ATGCTTTCCCCCTCAACTAAATCCAGAATTGGCACAGCCAAAACAATCATGTCCACCGTAGGTTCCATCGCAGCCGCGGTAATGGTAGTCCGCAGCGTCTCCCACGATTACTTACCACCCGAGTTTCAAGAATACATGTATCTCGGCTTTCGTAACTTTATCAACAAGTTCTCCACACACCTAACAATGGTCATTTACGAGTTCGAAGGAATTAGGGACAACGAAATCTACACCGCCACACAACTTTACCTAGCAGACCGAATATCCCCCGATATCCACCGTTTAAAAGTCACAAAAAACGCTAACGAGCAACACATTAATGTTGCAATGGAGATCAATGAGGAGTATATAGATACTTATAATGGAGTCAAATTCAGTTGGTCTTTGGTTTCCAAAAAGAACCCAACTAGAGAATGTCAAACTTATGATGAGGAAGACAACGTATCTACCCGAACAGATCTTCGATCGCTGGAACTCACGTTTCATTCGAAACACAAAGATCTGGCGTTAAACGACTACTTACCGTATATTATCAACTACGCGAAGGTGAAGAAACAAAACTTTAGAACACTAAAGCTATTCACGGTAGACAGAAGAATGTTAAGCTATTCGAGATATAAGGTGTGGACATCGGTGAATCTGGATCATCCTGCTAGCTTTGAGACGGTTGCGATGGACACCGGAGTCAAGGAGATGGTGATGAAGGATTTGGATAGGTTTTTAGAGAGGAGAGAGTATTATCGAAAAGTCGGAAAGGCGTGGAAGAGAGGGTACTTGTTGTACGGTCCTCCAGGGACCGGGAAATCGAGCTTGATTGCTGCTATGGCGAattatttgaattttgatgtATATGATTTGGAGTTGACTGATGTTAAGTCGAACTCGGATCTCAGGAGGTTGTTAGTGGAGACGGCGAACCGGTCGATACTGGTGGTGGAGGATATTGATTGCTCGGTGGAGTTGCATGATCGAGTGCTAGCAGAAGGCGCGAAAGGTGTGGCTACTAATAATCAACAACGGGGTAAAGGTGAAGATCGAGTTAAG gtAACATTGTCAGGGTTTCTTAATTTTGTTGACGGATTATGGTCAAGTTGTGGTGACGAGAGAATCATCATATTCACGACAAACAGGAAGGACAAACTTGATCCCGCACTCATTCGTCCAGGTCGTATGGATGTTCAGATCCACATGTCCTACTGCACCCCGAGCGGGTTTCGATTGTTAGCCTCCAACTATCTTAGTATCACCGAACATTGTCATTTTGAAGAAATTGAGAAACTGATGTCCGAGGTGGAGGTTACCCCTGCTGAAGTAGCTGAACAGCTTCTGAAAGATAACGACCCTGACATTGCTCTTGGTGGTCTCCTTGATTTTCTTTATGTAAAAATGAAGGAGATTGAAGAGGCCAAAGCAAGGttaaaagaagaagaattgattGCAAAAGAAAATGACAAGAAGCAACAAGAGATTAAACTGGATATTTAA
- the LOC110868313 gene encoding AAA-ATPase At3g50940, with translation MLSPSTKSKIGTAKTIMSTVGSIAAAVMVVRSVSHDYLPPEFQEFMYLSFRNFINKFSTQLTMVIYEFEGIRDNEIYTATQLYLADRISPDIHRLKVTKNANEQHINVAMEINEEYIDTYNGVKFSWSLVSKKNPTRECQTYDEEDNVSTRTDLRSLELTFHSKHKDLALNDYLPYIINYAKVKKQNLKTLKLFTVDRRMLSYSRYKVWTSVNLDHPASFETVAMDTGVKEMVMKDLDRFLERREYYRKVGKAWKRGYLLYGPPGTGKSSLIAAMANYLNFDVYDLELTDVKSNSDLRRLLVETANRSILVVEDIDCSVELHDRVLAEGAKGVATNNQQRGKGEDRVKVTLSGFLNFVDGLWSSCGDERIIIFTTNRKDKLDPALIRPGRMDVQIHMSYCTPSGFRLLASNYLSITEHCHFEEIEKLMSEVEVTPAEVAEQLLKDNDPDIALGGLLDFLYVKMKEIEEAKARLKEEELIAKENDKKQQGVKLDI, from the exons ATGCTTTCCCCCTCAACTAAATCCAAAATTGGCACAGCCAAAACAATCATGTCCACCGTAGGTTCCATCGCAGCCGCGGTAATGGTAGTCCGCAGCGTCTCCCACGATTACTTGCCACCTGAGTTTCAAGAGTTCATGTATCTCAGCTTCCGTAACTTTATCAACAAGTTCTCCACACAGCTAACAATGGTCATTTACGAGTTCGAAGGAATTAGGGACAACGAAATCTACACCGCCACACAACTTTACCTAGCAGACCGAATATCCCCCGATATCCACCGTTTAAAAGTCACAAAAAACGCTAACGAGCAACACATTAATGTTGCAATGGAGATCAATGAGGAGTATATAGATACTTATAATGGAGTCAAATTCAGTTGGTCTTTGGTTTCCAAAAAGAACCCAACTAGAGAATGTCAAACTTATGATGAGGAAGACAACGTATCTACCCGAACAGATCTTCGATCGCTGGAACTCACGTTTCATTCGAAACACAAAGATCTGGCGTTAAACGACTACTTACCGTATATTATCAACTACGCGAAGGTGAAGAAACAAAACTTGAAAACACTAAAGCTATTCACGGTAGACAGAAGAATGTTAAGCTATTCGAGATATAAGGTGTGGACATCGGTGAATCTGGATCATCCTGCTAGCTTTGAGACGGTTGCGATGGACACCGGAGTCAAGGAGATGGTGATGAAGGATTTGGATAGGTTTTTAGAGAGGAGAGAGTATTATCGAAAAGTCGGAAAGGCGTGGAAGAGAGGGTACTTGTTGTACGGTCCTCCAGGGACCGGGAAATCGAGCTTGATTGCTGCTATGGCGAattatttgaattttgatgtATATGATTTGGAGTTGACTGATGTTAAGTCGAACTCGGATCTCAGGAGGTTGTTAGTGGAGACGGCGAACCGGTCGATATTGGTGGTGGAGGATATTGATTGCTCGGTGGAGTTGCATGATCGGGTGCTAGCAGAAGGCGCGAAAGGTGTGGCTACTAATAATCAACAACGGGGTAAAGGTGAAGATCGAGTTAAG gtAACATTGTCAGGGTTTCTTAATTTTGTTGACGGATTATGGTCAAGTTGTGGTGACGAGAGAATCATCATATTCACGACAAACAGGAAGGACAAACTTGATCCGGCACTCATTCGTCCAGGTCGTATGGATGTTCAGATCCACATGTCCTACTGCACCCCGAGCGGGTTTCGATTGTTAGCCTCCAACTATCTTAGTATCACCGAACATTGTCATTTTGAAGAAATTGAGAAACTGATGTCCGAGGTGGAGGTTACCCCTGCTGAAGTAGCTGAACAACTTCTGAAAGATAATGACCCTGACATTGCTCTTGGTGGTCTCCTTGATTTTCTTTATGTAAAAATGAAGGAGATTGAAGAGGCCAAAGCAAGGttaaaagaagaagaattgattGCAAAAGAAAATGACAAGAAGCAACAAGGGGTTAAACTGGATATTTAA